From Methanomassiliicoccus luminyensis B10, the proteins below share one genomic window:
- a CDS encoding Fpg/Nei family DNA glycosylase — protein MPELPEVETFRRYIERTSLRRPVREVEVRNHVVLGKTPAEEIKRATEGSSFGSARRHGKQLFLELSKGGFLTWHFGMTGEPVYYGDGEEAPRFERVSFAFDRGRLAFDDPRMLGRIGVASSVEEFVKARRLGPDALLISRKDFVERFEGTRGAVKPALMDQHKIAGIGNIYSDEVLFQSRIDPRTDVSKLDRKELGTIHRNIGKVLRASIEVGTEFDRLPEDFLLRYRRKGAACPQCGGRMTTMTIGGRTAYLCPMCQELK, from the coding sequence ATGCCCGAGCTTCCCGAGGTGGAGACCTTCCGACGCTACATCGAGCGGACCTCCCTGCGCCGTCCCGTCAGAGAGGTCGAAGTAAGGAACCATGTGGTCCTCGGAAAGACCCCCGCCGAGGAGATAAAGAGGGCGACGGAAGGCTCCTCGTTCGGATCGGCGCGGAGGCACGGCAAGCAGCTGTTCCTTGAACTCAGTAAAGGAGGGTTCCTCACCTGGCACTTCGGGATGACCGGGGAGCCGGTGTACTATGGCGACGGGGAGGAGGCACCGCGCTTCGAGCGCGTCAGCTTCGCCTTCGACCGCGGGCGCCTCGCCTTCGACGACCCCCGCATGCTGGGGCGAATCGGGGTGGCGAGCTCCGTCGAGGAGTTCGTCAAGGCCAGGAGGCTCGGGCCGGACGCCCTGCTCATCAGCAGGAAGGACTTCGTGGAGAGGTTCGAGGGGACCAGGGGTGCGGTGAAGCCCGCGCTGATGGACCAGCACAAGATCGCCGGGATCGGGAACATCTACTCGGACGAGGTCCTGTTCCAGAGCCGCATCGATCCGCGGACCGACGTGAGCAAGCTCGACCGAAAGGAGTTGGGGACCATCCACCGCAACATCGGGAAGGTGCTGAGGGCGTCCATCGAGGTGGGGACCGAGTTCGACCGGTTGCCGGAAGACTTCCTGCTGCGCTACCGAAGGAAAGGGGCGGCGTGCCCCCAGTGCGGGGGGCGGATGACCACTATGACAATCGGCGGCCGGACCGCCTACCTCTGCCCGATGTGCCAGGAACTGAAGTAG
- a CDS encoding MBL fold metallo-hydrolase, with the protein MRIEILGTRGHIEPSAPGHALHSGVMIDDLLFDLGERSYLDRRPRAVFLTHLHADHAFFVEKDAAIDIPMFGPQARGPPSKVTQARSTVELDGFRITPIPTVHSNTVRSCAFMVEKDLSRVMYTGDLVSVQERYRDRIPDLDLVIADGSFMRRGGLVRRDEQGRRHGHTGIPDLVELFSPLAERIVVTHFGSWFYRDIEESVKHIEALSGRAKVEAAYDGMVIEL; encoded by the coding sequence ATGAGGATCGAGATACTGGGCACCAGGGGGCACATCGAACCATCCGCCCCGGGCCATGCCCTCCACTCCGGAGTGATGATCGACGACCTGCTGTTCGACCTGGGGGAGAGGTCGTACCTGGACAGGAGGCCTCGGGCGGTCTTCCTAACCCACCTGCACGCCGACCACGCCTTCTTCGTGGAGAAGGACGCGGCCATCGACATCCCCATGTTCGGGCCTCAGGCCAGGGGCCCGCCGTCGAAGGTGACGCAGGCCCGGAGCACCGTGGAGCTGGACGGATTCCGCATCACTCCCATCCCGACGGTGCACAGCAACACCGTCCGCTCCTGCGCCTTCATGGTGGAGAAGGACCTCTCCCGGGTGATGTACACCGGCGACCTGGTGTCGGTGCAGGAGAGATACCGGGACCGCATCCCCGACCTGGACCTGGTGATCGCCGACGGGAGCTTCATGCGCCGCGGCGGCCTGGTGCGCCGGGACGAGCAGGGCAGGCGGCACGGCCACACCGGCATCCCGGACCTGGTGGAGCTGTTCTCCCCGCTGGCGGAGAGGATCGTCGTCACGCACTTCGGCAGCTGGTTCTACCGCGACATCGAGGAATCGGTGAAGCATATCGAGGCGCTCAGCGGGCGTGCGAAAGTGGAAGCGGCCTACGACGGCATGGTCATCGAGCTGTGA
- a CDS encoding YkgJ family cysteine cluster protein: MNQFTYDLLTKICMKCGGRCCYYARPPLTEERISILLENGMTFDDIVFGSYRKLDCKPTGFCVGYRDGKCRVQGVKPETCVAGPFTFDVREDKLEIYLKKERMCDLVAFLRNNPEVYQEQYDLAVQNIQNLVKNLPREELEEVCKVEEPDTVKVGEYPLSEVLANDYRN, from the coding sequence ATGAACCAGTTCACTTATGACCTTCTGACCAAGATCTGCATGAAGTGCGGCGGCCGCTGCTGCTATTACGCCAGGCCGCCCCTGACCGAGGAGCGCATCTCCATTTTGTTAGAGAACGGCATGACCTTTGACGACATCGTCTTCGGCTCGTACCGCAAGCTTGACTGCAAGCCCACCGGCTTCTGCGTGGGCTACCGGGACGGCAAGTGCCGCGTGCAGGGAGTGAAGCCAGAGACCTGCGTGGCCGGCCCCTTCACCTTCGACGTCCGCGAGGACAAGCTGGAGATCTACCTCAAGAAGGAGCGCATGTGCGACCTGGTCGCTTTCCTCCGGAACAACCCCGAGGTGTACCAGGAGCAGTACGACCTCGCGGTGCAGAACATCCAGAACCTGGTGAAGAACCTCCCCCGCGAAGAGCTGGAAGAGGTCTGCAAGGTCGAGGAGCCGGACACCGTGAAGGTGGGGGAGTACCCCCTTTCCGAGGTGTTGGCGAACGACTATCGGAACTGA
- a CDS encoding hybrid sensor histidine kinase/response regulator — protein MPPKAIKMLLIDDEPDVLDVARQFLEGTGGFEVHACRSGREALAALDAGSYEAVVADYAMPDMDGLDLLREVRASFGRMPFILLTGKGREDVAIDALNNGADFYLRKGGDPSLMFADLARKVQQAAGRRNAEEALRGIEERYRLITDNTADGIWMTDMDLNVTYASRSILAMRGCSEAELKSMKLSDHLTPRSHEKAMKALGDELAPERLSDPSLRPSKVIELEFKHRDGTVHLSEERITLIRDAEGSPLGLLGVGRIISGRAARRNGFDGEGQDGTAPARTEADRRMGILSDITRHDILNQLTVIGLTANILKQRAGDDRTLRQLEILEGAAENIHQQIKFCREYEKVGSSAPCWQSLAEVARHALGAAEERDVGTAASLGRWELFADPMLGKVFDNLVDNSLRHGEKVGRIAIDAVLEGGDLMVDYTDDGVGIAEREKGSLFTKGYGKNNGLGLFMVKEILGITGIGISEDGVPGQGVRFRIRAPLGKHRERSG, from the coding sequence ATGCCGCCGAAGGCGATCAAGATGCTCCTGATCGACGATGAGCCGGACGTTCTGGACGTGGCCCGTCAGTTCCTGGAAGGAACGGGCGGTTTCGAGGTGCATGCCTGCCGCTCCGGGCGGGAGGCCCTGGCCGCCCTCGATGCCGGCAGCTATGAGGCGGTGGTCGCGGACTATGCCATGCCTGACATGGACGGCCTTGATCTCCTGCGGGAAGTGCGGGCCTCCTTCGGCCGGATGCCCTTCATACTGCTGACCGGCAAGGGCCGGGAGGATGTGGCGATAGACGCCCTGAACAACGGGGCTGACTTCTACCTCCGGAAGGGCGGGGACCCCTCCTTGATGTTCGCCGACCTGGCCCGCAAGGTGCAGCAGGCGGCGGGAAGGCGGAACGCCGAGGAAGCGCTCCGCGGCATCGAGGAACGCTACCGGCTCATCACCGACAACACTGCCGACGGCATCTGGATGACGGACATGGACCTGAACGTCACCTACGCCAGCCGGTCCATACTGGCGATGCGGGGATGTTCCGAGGCCGAGCTCAAGAGCATGAAGCTGTCCGACCACCTGACCCCCCGGTCACATGAGAAGGCCATGAAGGCACTAGGGGATGAGCTGGCCCCGGAGCGGCTGAGCGATCCCTCCCTGAGGCCGTCCAAGGTCATCGAGCTGGAGTTCAAGCACCGCGACGGCACGGTGCACCTGAGCGAGGAGAGGATAACCCTCATAAGGGACGCCGAGGGGAGCCCCCTGGGCCTGCTGGGGGTGGGAAGGATTATCAGCGGCCGGGCGGCGCGGCGCAATGGGTTCGACGGTGAGGGACAGGATGGAACGGCCCCGGCAAGGACGGAGGCCGACCGCAGGATGGGCATATTGAGCGATATAACCAGGCATGATATCCTCAACCAGCTGACGGTGATAGGGCTGACCGCGAACATCCTCAAGCAGCGGGCCGGCGATGACCGGACCCTCCGCCAGCTGGAGATACTGGAGGGCGCGGCCGAGAACATCCATCAGCAGATCAAGTTCTGCCGCGAGTACGAGAAGGTGGGCTCCTCGGCCCCTTGCTGGCAATCCCTCGCCGAGGTCGCCCGGCACGCCCTGGGGGCTGCCGAGGAGCGGGACGTGGGAACGGCCGCCTCCCTGGGGCGATGGGAACTGTTCGCGGACCCCATGTTGGGAAAGGTCTTCGACAACCTCGTGGACAATTCCCTCCGCCACGGTGAAAAGGTCGGCAGGATCGCCATAGATGCGGTCCTGGAGGGAGGGGACCTCATGGTCGACTACACCGATGACGGCGTGGGGATAGCGGAGCGGGAAAAGGGCAGCCTGTTCACCAAAGGGTACGGGAAGAACAACGGCCTGGGCCTGTTCATGGTGAAGGAGATACTGGGCATCACCGGGATCGGGATCTCCGAGGACGGCGTCCCGGGCCAGGGGGTCAGGTTCAGGATCAGGGCCCCTCTCGGGAAGCACCGCGAGAGATCGGGTTGA
- a CDS encoding PHP domain-containing protein: MAEAVEGVRFGPVPWKKLREEGQTAVDMHFHTNHSDSPTTIRSLLRYAHKLGTGVAITDHNQISGVLEAYKAKSDVLIIPGMEVSAADGPHILLYFYDLGAMVEHYERHVKPYKSKSPYLAIKLDSQEIVDRASGYDCVRVAAHPYGYLLFNKGLQKCIDAQYLEQEILESFEGVEVICGGMTRSLNVKAGKLAEKFTKARTAGTDGHLLGDLGNVVTVGPSDDVEGFLGDVVERRTVAMGREKNALKKATMGTVVMTKYIRYTVPSLRIHYEQNMPRVRRACRRAVERVRK; the protein is encoded by the coding sequence ATGGCCGAAGCTGTAGAAGGAGTGCGGTTCGGGCCGGTCCCATGGAAGAAGCTCAGGGAGGAGGGGCAGACCGCAGTGGACATGCACTTCCACACCAACCATTCGGACTCGCCCACCACCATACGCTCCCTCCTCCGGTACGCCCACAAGCTGGGGACCGGGGTGGCGATAACGGACCACAACCAGATCTCGGGAGTGCTGGAAGCGTACAAGGCCAAGAGCGACGTGCTCATCATCCCGGGGATGGAGGTCTCCGCCGCTGACGGGCCGCACATCCTGCTGTACTTCTACGACCTGGGGGCCATGGTGGAGCACTACGAGCGCCACGTTAAGCCGTACAAGAGCAAGAGCCCCTACCTGGCCATCAAGCTGGACAGCCAGGAGATCGTTGACCGCGCCTCCGGGTACGACTGCGTGCGCGTGGCCGCCCACCCCTACGGGTACCTTCTGTTTAACAAGGGGCTGCAGAAGTGCATCGACGCCCAGTACCTGGAGCAGGAGATCCTGGAATCGTTCGAGGGTGTCGAGGTCATCTGCGGCGGGATGACCAGGTCGCTGAACGTCAAGGCCGGCAAGCTCGCCGAGAAGTTCACCAAGGCGCGGACCGCCGGCACCGACGGCCACCTGCTGGGCGACCTCGGGAACGTTGTCACGGTCGGTCCGTCCGATGACGTGGAGGGCTTCCTCGGCGACGTGGTGGAGCGCCGCACCGTGGCCATGGGCAGGGAGAAGAACGCCCTCAAGAAGGCCACTATGGGGACGGTGGTGATGACCAAGTACATCCGGTACACCGTGCCGTCGCTGCGCATCCATTATGAGCAGAACATGCCCCGGGTGCGGAGGGCCTGCCGGCGCGCGGTGGAGCGGGTGCGCAAGTGA
- a CDS encoding ferredoxin domain-containing protein: MTIKDTVRTVGDLMELAARTAPKGLGQDFIEIKVLTDEERIALGNDMLEISKERSNYGFERDGRNVLGSDAVVLIGLLPHKGAGLNCQACGFASCAEFNERSSHGEFDGPNCAIRLLDLGIALGSAAKIASDLNVDNRIMYRIGVPAKRLGISKANISHGIPLSATGKNIYFDRSKK, translated from the coding sequence ATGACCATCAAGGACACCGTAAGGACGGTAGGCGACCTCATGGAGCTGGCCGCCCGGACCGCCCCCAAGGGATTGGGGCAGGATTTCATCGAGATCAAGGTGCTGACCGACGAGGAGCGCATCGCCCTCGGCAACGACATGCTGGAGATATCCAAGGAGAGGAGCAACTACGGCTTCGAGAGGGACGGGAGGAACGTTCTGGGCTCCGATGCGGTCGTCCTCATCGGCCTGCTGCCGCACAAGGGCGCCGGACTGAACTGCCAGGCCTGCGGGTTCGCCTCCTGCGCCGAGTTCAACGAGAGGTCGTCCCACGGGGAGTTCGACGGCCCCAACTGCGCCATCCGGCTCCTCGACCTCGGCATCGCTCTGGGCTCAGCGGCCAAGATCGCCTCCGATCTCAACGTGGACAACCGCATCATGTACCGCATCGGCGTGCCGGCCAAGCGCCTCGGCATCAGCAAGGCCAACATCAGCCACGGCATCCCGCTGTCCGCCACGGGGAAGAACATTTACTTCGACCGGTCGAAGAAGTGA
- a CDS encoding YbhB/YbcL family Raf kinase inhibitor-like protein, with product MQREIGALKVGVEIGGLDREETCDGQGFSPLVRLEGLRSPYLALIMEDAGPPHSTYWMLWNVPRQEEIPRRLPPSAELEEPIVGRQGRNARGGFGYAAPCPSDREGRYVLRAYGLDRELDLDCGTATREDLVRAAEEHAREYGEDVLTYSKKHRWSSSADW from the coding sequence ATGCAGCGCGAGATCGGAGCACTGAAGGTGGGCGTGGAGATCGGAGGCCTGGACCGGGAGGAGACCTGCGATGGACAGGGCTTCTCGCCGCTGGTGAGGCTGGAGGGCCTGAGGTCCCCGTACCTGGCCCTGATCATGGAGGACGCGGGGCCGCCCCACAGCACTTATTGGATGCTGTGGAACGTCCCTCGGCAGGAGGAGATCCCCCGCCGCCTTCCTCCCTCGGCCGAGCTGGAGGAACCCATCGTCGGCCGCCAGGGAAGGAATGCCCGGGGCGGGTTCGGGTACGCGGCGCCCTGCCCGTCGGACCGGGAGGGCCGCTATGTCCTCAGGGCCTATGGCCTGGACAGGGAGCTGGACCTGGACTGCGGGACCGCCACGCGCGAGGACCTCGTCAGAGCGGCGGAGGAGCACGCCCGCGAGTATGGCGAGGACGTGCTGACCTACTCCAAGAAGCACCGGTGGTCGTCGAGCGCGGACTGGTGA
- a CDS encoding pirin family protein, with the protein MPVENLVNIVPSAKRHTQDQGWLRTSWLFSFDDYFDPDNMGFGELRVFNDDVVAPGKGFPAHRHSEMEIVTLVLDGALTHRDSAGNEGMLKADDAQAMSAGTGVLHSEMNQGKRPVHLYQMWFLPDRNEVRPSYAQASFPMEGRRNSLVPLASGEGREGVLHINSPATLYRAALDGGTEIVHDAAGRLIFIYVTSGSLRVDGHALREGDQARVEGRGPLRISTDGDSDLVLIDMPMS; encoded by the coding sequence ATGCCCGTGGAGAACCTCGTCAACATCGTCCCCTCGGCGAAGAGGCACACCCAGGACCAAGGGTGGCTGAGGACGAGCTGGCTGTTCTCCTTCGACGATTACTTCGACCCCGACAACATGGGGTTCGGGGAGCTGAGGGTGTTCAATGACGATGTCGTGGCCCCCGGCAAGGGGTTCCCCGCGCACCGGCACAGCGAGATGGAGATCGTGACGCTGGTGCTCGACGGCGCGCTGACGCACCGCGACAGCGCCGGGAACGAGGGCATGCTCAAGGCCGACGATGCCCAGGCCATGTCCGCCGGCACCGGGGTCCTGCACTCGGAGATGAACCAGGGCAAGAGACCGGTGCATCTCTATCAAATGTGGTTTCTGCCGGACCGCAACGAGGTCCGCCCGTCCTACGCCCAGGCCAGCTTCCCCATGGAGGGGAGGAGGAACTCCCTGGTGCCCCTGGCATCGGGGGAGGGGAGGGAGGGCGTGCTGCATATCAACTCGCCCGCCACGCTGTACCGGGCGGCCCTGGACGGGGGGACGGAGATCGTCCACGACGCCGCCGGCCGGCTGATCTTCATCTACGTCACCTCCGGCTCGCTGCGCGTCGACGGCCATGCCCTCCGGGAGGGGGACCAGGCCCGGGTCGAGGGGCGCGGACCGCTGAGGATATCGACGGACGGGGACAGCGACCTCGTGCTCATCGATATGCCCATGAGCTAG
- a CDS encoding winged helix-turn-helix domain-containing protein, which translates to MGSPSPSAAKASASREGEGTVTDDVEVRGFKARESVVESGKTMRVELDKRSLFTLASETRLDILKSLRSSRRTVSQLAELLSIDKAAVHRHLKKLEEGGFVHREKDHGFVYYGLTWKSRGILSPTENTRIVFLLSMSILCLLAITVLIITSSAPAMEAVPGIALTSSVFADGTKPSSLTEALYPAAPIAVFGVAAFALLYSAYLCWKKPRQKQEGADEAGEDLPPVGGPRSA; encoded by the coding sequence ATGGGTTCGCCGTCCCCGTCCGCCGCCAAAGCCTCCGCCTCACGCGAGGGAGAAGGCACTGTCACCGATGACGTCGAGGTGCGAGGTTTCAAGGCCCGGGAAAGCGTGGTAGAATCCGGTAAGACCATGAGGGTCGAATTGGACAAGCGGTCGCTATTCACCCTGGCATCGGAAACGCGCTTGGACATCCTCAAATCATTGCGGTCCAGCCGGAGGACGGTGTCCCAGCTGGCCGAGCTGCTGAGCATAGACAAGGCCGCGGTGCACCGTCACCTCAAGAAGCTGGAGGAGGGGGGTTTCGTCCACCGGGAGAAAGACCATGGCTTCGTCTACTACGGTCTCACCTGGAAGTCCCGGGGGATACTGTCCCCCACGGAGAACACCAGGATCGTGTTCCTCCTGTCGATGTCGATACTATGCCTGCTGGCGATCACCGTACTGATCATAACTTCCTCGGCTCCCGCGATGGAAGCGGTGCCGGGGATCGCGCTGACGTCCTCCGTCTTCGCCGACGGCACCAAGCCATCGTCGCTCACCGAGGCCCTCTATCCCGCCGCACCGATAGCCGTGTTCGGCGTGGCCGCCTTTGCCCTGCTGTATTCCGCATACCTATGCTGGAAGAAGCCTCGCCAGAAGCAGGAGGGCGCGGACGAGGCCGGCGAGGACCTACCCCCTGTCGGCGGCCCCCGGTCGGCGTGA
- the cls gene encoding cardiolipin synthase — protein sequence MMLPDLGAYPAQILWGINAIGAVAIIHFERGRPRSAILWLLLMLLIPFFGILVYIFFGHSIHWVRPSLKRKEEGDMLRMDPISRGRKIADPQAVLPCLGISEYRGLAEMIQSTGSNLTEGNNITQFNWGKEKFDSLFKDIQEAKDHVHVQYYIIRNDKLAGRFVDLLISKAREGVKVRFLIDDLGNKLPAKTVKRMRDAGVEVDTFFPSLLKHIPFLNLHVNHRNHRKIVIIDGRIGYVGGYNIGDEYLGEGKLGQWRDTHLRVEGQAVLDLQSRFLLDWDFASPRKLDVLPRYFPDLPAMGEVPLQIISDGPDKRLDLIQEAYLKMIGTAQSKIYLQTPYFIPDQSILDALKVAALSGVDVRVMIPMKPDHPLVHWANLSFLSELLKCGVKGYLFEQGFLHAKTIVVDGSVASIGSANWDIRSLELNFETNAMIYCPRAAQKQEDAFLEDIGRSQEWSYEASLLMPLGQKLKCGFSRVFSPLL from the coding sequence ATGATGCTGCCGGACCTCGGCGCCTATCCCGCCCAGATATTGTGGGGCATCAATGCCATCGGTGCGGTCGCCATCATACACTTCGAGCGGGGCCGGCCGCGGTCGGCCATTTTGTGGCTCCTGCTGATGCTCCTGATACCGTTCTTCGGGATCCTGGTGTACATCTTCTTCGGGCACAGCATCCACTGGGTCCGGCCGTCCCTGAAGAGGAAGGAGGAGGGGGACATGCTGCGCATGGACCCCATCTCCCGCGGCCGCAAGATAGCGGACCCTCAGGCCGTCCTGCCCTGCCTCGGCATCTCCGAGTACCGCGGGCTGGCGGAGATGATCCAGAGCACCGGGTCCAACCTCACCGAGGGGAACAACATCACCCAGTTCAACTGGGGCAAGGAAAAGTTCGACAGCCTCTTCAAGGACATCCAGGAGGCCAAGGACCACGTGCACGTGCAGTACTACATCATCCGCAACGACAAGCTGGCCGGGAGGTTCGTGGACCTCCTGATCTCCAAGGCCCGGGAGGGAGTGAAGGTGCGCTTCCTCATCGACGACCTGGGGAACAAGCTGCCCGCCAAGACCGTAAAGCGCATGCGCGACGCGGGGGTGGAGGTGGACACCTTCTTCCCGTCCCTGCTGAAGCATATCCCTTTCCTCAACCTGCACGTCAACCACCGCAACCACCGCAAGATAGTGATCATCGACGGCCGCATCGGGTACGTCGGCGGGTACAACATCGGCGACGAGTACCTCGGCGAGGGAAAGCTCGGCCAGTGGCGCGACACCCACCTCCGGGTGGAGGGGCAGGCCGTCCTGGACCTGCAGTCGCGCTTCCTCCTGGACTGGGACTTCGCGTCGCCCCGGAAGCTGGACGTGCTGCCGCGCTACTTCCCCGACCTCCCCGCGATGGGCGAGGTGCCGCTGCAGATAATCTCGGACGGGCCGGACAAGAGGCTGGACCTCATCCAGGAAGCGTACCTGAAGATGATCGGGACGGCCCAGTCCAAGATATACCTCCAGACCCCCTACTTCATACCGGACCAGAGCATCCTGGACGCGCTGAAGGTCGCAGCGCTCTCCGGCGTGGACGTCCGGGTCATGATCCCGATGAAGCCGGACCACCCGCTGGTGCACTGGGCCAACCTCTCCTTCCTGAGCGAGCTGCTGAAATGCGGGGTGAAGGGGTACCTCTTTGAGCAGGGCTTCCTGCACGCCAAGACCATCGTGGTGGACGGGTCGGTCGCTTCCATCGGCAGCGCCAACTGGGACATCCGGAGCCTGGAGCTGAACTTCGAGACCAACGCCATGATCTACTGCCCCCGGGCGGCCCAGAAGCAGGAGGATGCGTTCCTGGAGGACATCGGGCGGAGCCAGGAATGGTCCTACGAGGCCAGCCTGCTGATGCCCCTCGGCCAGAAGCTCAAGTGCGGCTTCTCCCGCGTCTTCTCCCCGCTGCTGTGA
- a CDS encoding DUF1059 domain-containing protein, with the protein MSRKVRCPQAGCEYYTTAEKAEDAMDDLREHMKMAHDMDDIPDDAKAAVDPKIKSMAKARK; encoded by the coding sequence ATGAGCAGGAAGGTCAGATGTCCCCAAGCGGGGTGCGAATATTACACGACGGCAGAGAAGGCCGAGGATGCCATGGACGACCTGAGGGAGCACATGAAGATGGCCCATGACATGGACGATATACCGGACGATGCCAAGGCAGCCGTCGACCCGAAGATCAAGTCCATGGCCAAGGCGCGAAAGTGA
- a CDS encoding GyrI-like domain-containing protein translates to MSGDIEIVNTVAQPALSVRERVKVADMSAAIGRMFGEVAGCMQRNNVQMAGPPFALYHSWSDQDVDMECGFPSAGPSSGEGNVKSLTLPAVKAAATVHVGPYGTIVETYTKVEKYVGEKGMELAPYMWEFYLNSPQEVPPEKLMTRIIWPIK, encoded by the coding sequence ATGAGCGGGGATATCGAGATCGTCAACACCGTAGCCCAGCCCGCCCTTTCTGTCAGGGAGAGGGTCAAGGTCGCGGACATGTCTGCGGCCATCGGCCGCATGTTCGGAGAGGTCGCGGGATGCATGCAGAGGAACAATGTCCAGATGGCGGGGCCGCCGTTCGCGCTCTACCATTCCTGGTCGGACCAGGATGTTGACATGGAGTGCGGGTTCCCCTCCGCCGGCCCATCGAGCGGTGAGGGCAACGTCAAGTCGTTGACACTGCCCGCGGTCAAGGCGGCGGCGACCGTGCATGTCGGCCCATACGGGACCATCGTGGAAACCTACACCAAGGTTGAGAAGTACGTAGGCGAAAAGGGGATGGAGCTGGCCCCGTACATGTGGGAGTTCTACCTGAACTCGCCCCAGGAGGTCCCGCCCGAAAAATTGATGACCCGCATCATCTGGCCGATAAAATGA
- a CDS encoding class II glutamine amidotransferase: protein MCRLFAIVAEQPKSPELPEIMAPFRALSRQHPHGWGIAWYFQGGAQVEKSPTPAFEDPRFMTTCASADSNMVLAHLRRMSAGVPSPANTQPFTYGNYVFAHDGTVRTREGLESLLPPEYRGRLRGQTDSEQLFHLILYSIDKGSCQYKVDCIRDAVSAVKENLGPGTTSFNFVMSDGERVYAYRSVLEDPDRFSLMYRVRGPTDKYPGRSVIISSQRLGRGNWNMIEDGTMLTVDRFLNIESYSL from the coding sequence ATGTGCCGCCTGTTCGCCATCGTCGCCGAGCAGCCCAAGAGCCCCGAGCTCCCGGAGATCATGGCCCCATTCCGGGCCCTCTCCAGGCAGCACCCCCATGGCTGGGGCATCGCGTGGTATTTCCAGGGGGGAGCGCAGGTGGAGAAGAGCCCCACCCCGGCGTTCGAGGACCCCCGCTTCATGACCACCTGCGCCTCCGCCGACTCCAACATGGTCCTGGCGCACTTGCGCAGGATGAGCGCCGGCGTTCCGTCGCCGGCGAACACCCAGCCCTTCACCTATGGCAACTACGTGTTCGCGCATGACGGCACGGTGCGGACCCGGGAGGGGCTGGAGAGCCTGCTGCCGCCGGAGTACCGCGGCCGGCTCCGGGGGCAGACCGACTCGGAGCAGCTGTTCCACCTGATACTGTACAGTATCGACAAGGGTAGCTGCCAGTACAAGGTGGACTGCATCCGCGACGCCGTCTCTGCCGTCAAGGAGAACCTGGGGCCGGGGACCACCAGCTTCAATTTCGTCATGAGCGACGGGGAAAGGGTGTACGCGTACCGCTCGGTGCTGGAGGACCCCGACCGCTTCAGCCTCATGTACCGCGTCAGGGGACCGACCGACAAGTACCCCGGGCGGTCGGTGATCATATCCTCGCAGCGGCTGGGCAGGGGGAACTGGAACATGATCGAGGACGGCACCATGCTGACGGTGGACCGGTTCCTTAACATCGAGAGCTACTCGCTCTGA
- a CDS encoding class II glutamine amidotransferase, which yields MCRLFALVDGTPDKFSDLMVPFRALSSEHAHGWGVAWYDGSGLRLERSPLKASDDPRFLEASAMAEGRIIMSHIRKSTRGTRTVENTHPFPFGRWVFGHNGTIEGYARILDGLPPEYRARLKGRTDSEMLFQWLLWHMESRGDEVEGLRDGIAAVRPLLAKGTTAINFTLSDGQRLYAYRESLTRHGIYDLRYLDGDGGLAVCSEPLGSGEWAAVDNGELLIASPGGRAEKLDLFGLASVAEGQSLKK from the coding sequence ATGTGCCGTCTGTTCGCTTTGGTCGACGGGACCCCTGACAAGTTCTCTGACCTCATGGTCCCCTTCCGCGCGCTGTCCTCCGAGCACGCCCACGGGTGGGGCGTGGCATGGTATGATGGCTCGGGGCTTCGTCTGGAAAGGTCGCCCCTGAAGGCCTCGGACGACCCTCGGTTCCTGGAGGCATCGGCAATGGCCGAGGGGAGGATCATCATGAGCCACATCCGCAAGAGCACCCGCGGCACCAGGACCGTCGAGAACACCCACCCCTTCCCGTTCGGCAGATGGGTGTTCGGGCACAACGGGACCATCGAGGGGTACGCTCGCATCCTCGACGGCCTCCCGCCGGAGTACCGCGCCCGGCTGAAGGGCCGCACCGACTCGGAGATGCTGTTCCAGTGGCTGCTGTGGCACATGGAGTCCAGAGGCGACGAGGTCGAAGGGCTGCGCGACGGCATCGCCGCGGTGCGCCCGCTGCTGGCGAAAGGGACCACTGCCATCAACTTTACCCTGAGCGACGGCCAGCGGCTGTACGCGTACAGGGAATCGCTCACCCGCCACGGCATCTATGATCTCCGCTACCTCGACGGGGACGGCGGCCTGGCGGTGTGCTCGGAGCCCCTGGGGTCCGGGGAGTGGGCCGCGGTGGACAACGGAGAGCTGCTCATCGCCTCTCCCGGGGGCCGGGCGGAGAAGCTCGACCTCTTCGGCCTGGCCTCCGTCGCCGAGGGCCAGTCACTGAAAAAATAG